A single genomic interval of Macadamia integrifolia cultivar HAES 741 chromosome 6, SCU_Mint_v3, whole genome shotgun sequence harbors:
- the LOC122081837 gene encoding 14-3-3-like protein D isoform X1, which produces MASSKERENYVYVAKLAEQAERYDEMVDSMKKVARLDVELTVEERNLLSVGYKNVIGARRASWRILSSIEQKEEAKGNDVNAKRIKEYRQKVESELSGICTDIMTVIDEHLIPSSSAGESTVFYYKMKGDYYRYLAEFKSGNERKEAADQSLKAYQTASSTAESDLSPTHPIRLGLALNFSVFYYEIMNSPERACHLAKQAFDEAISELDTLSEESYKDSTLIMQLLRDNLTLWTSDIPEDGADDQKMDTAAKASGGEDAE; this is translated from the exons ATGGCTTCTTCTAAAGAGCGTGAGAATTACGTTTACGTCGCCAAGCTCGCCGAACAGGCCGAGCGTTATGATG AAATGGTGGATTCAATGAAGAAAGTCGCGAGGCTTGATGTTGAATTGACTGTAGAGGAGAGGAATCTGCTCTCTGTTGGCTACAAGAACGTCATTGGTGCTCGTAGGGCTTCCTGGAGGATCCTTTCATCTATCGAGCAGAAGGAGGAGGCCAAAGGGAACGACGTGAACGCGAAACGGATCAAGGAGTACCGACAGAAGGTTGAATCTGAGCTTTCTGGCATTTGTACCGATATCATGACTGTGATCGATGAGCATCTGATTCCTTCGTCTTCTGCTGGAGAATCTACCGTTTTCTACTATAAGAT GAAAGGGGATTATTATCGATACCTTGCAGAGTTCAAGAGTGGTAACGAGAGGAAAGAGGCTGCTGATCAGTCACTCAAAGCATATCAG ACAGCGTCTAGTACAGCAGAATCTGATTTGTCTCCTACCCATCCAATCCGTTTGGGTTTGGCATTGAATTTCTCTGTCTTCTATTATGAGATAATGAATTCACCTGAAAG GGCCTGCCACCTTGCCAAGCAAGCTTTTGATGAAGCAATTTCAGAGCTGGATACCCTTAGTGAAGAATCTTACAAAGATAGCACTTTAATTATGCAGCTTCTGAGGGACAACCTTACCTTGTGGACTTCTGACATTCCGGAGGATGGAG CAGATGACCAGAAGATGGACACTGCTGCCAAAGCCAGCGGAGGAGAGGATGCAGAG TGA
- the LOC122081837 gene encoding 14-3-3-like protein D isoform X2, which yields MASSKERENYVYVAKLAEQAERYDEMVDSMKKVARLDVELTVEERNLLSVGYKNVIGARRASWRILSSIEQKEEAKGNDVNAKRIKEYRQKVESELSGICTDIMTVIDEHLIPSSSAGESTVFYYKMKGDYYRYLAEFKSGNERKEAADQSLKAYQTASSTAESDLSPTHPIRLGLALNFSVFYYEIMNSPERACHLAKQAFDEAISELDTLSEESYKDSTLIMQLLRDNLTLWTSDIPEDGDDQKMDTAAKASGGEDAE from the exons ATGGCTTCTTCTAAAGAGCGTGAGAATTACGTTTACGTCGCCAAGCTCGCCGAACAGGCCGAGCGTTATGATG AAATGGTGGATTCAATGAAGAAAGTCGCGAGGCTTGATGTTGAATTGACTGTAGAGGAGAGGAATCTGCTCTCTGTTGGCTACAAGAACGTCATTGGTGCTCGTAGGGCTTCCTGGAGGATCCTTTCATCTATCGAGCAGAAGGAGGAGGCCAAAGGGAACGACGTGAACGCGAAACGGATCAAGGAGTACCGACAGAAGGTTGAATCTGAGCTTTCTGGCATTTGTACCGATATCATGACTGTGATCGATGAGCATCTGATTCCTTCGTCTTCTGCTGGAGAATCTACCGTTTTCTACTATAAGAT GAAAGGGGATTATTATCGATACCTTGCAGAGTTCAAGAGTGGTAACGAGAGGAAAGAGGCTGCTGATCAGTCACTCAAAGCATATCAG ACAGCGTCTAGTACAGCAGAATCTGATTTGTCTCCTACCCATCCAATCCGTTTGGGTTTGGCATTGAATTTCTCTGTCTTCTATTATGAGATAATGAATTCACCTGAAAG GGCCTGCCACCTTGCCAAGCAAGCTTTTGATGAAGCAATTTCAGAGCTGGATACCCTTAGTGAAGAATCTTACAAAGATAGCACTTTAATTATGCAGCTTCTGAGGGACAACCTTACCTTGTGGACTTCTGACATTCCGGAGGATGGAG ATGACCAGAAGATGGACACTGCTGCCAAAGCCAGCGGAGGAGAGGATGCAGAG TGA